In one Modestobacter sp. L9-4 genomic region, the following are encoded:
- a CDS encoding SDR family NAD(P)-dependent oxidoreductase yields MTSPTPSTGRLAGRTALVTGSTSGIGAATARLLAAEGATVAVSGRDAVRGGAVVAAITAAGGHAVFVPADLGGSYADLRAFAAAATAALGGRVDVLVNNAGIYPVTATADLPDGDLDAMLAVNVRAPHVLVGELVPAMAGRGAGAVVTIGSWMASVGSPFGAMYTATKAAAEQLTRAWAAEFGQRGVRVNTVAPGVTRTEGNAAAGEVLDAMTATTPAGVPVRPEDVARAVLFLASDDAAMVHGATLYVDGGITATKLA; encoded by the coding sequence ATGACCTCACCGACCCCCAGCACCGGCCGCCTGGCCGGCCGCACCGCACTCGTCACCGGCTCCACCAGCGGCATCGGCGCCGCCACCGCCCGCCTGCTCGCCGCCGAGGGCGCCACCGTCGCGGTCAGCGGCCGGGACGCCGTCCGCGGCGGGGCCGTCGTGGCCGCGATCACGGCAGCGGGCGGGCACGCCGTCTTCGTCCCCGCCGACCTCGGTGGCAGCTACGCCGACCTGCGGGCGTTCGCCGCCGCGGCCACCGCGGCGCTCGGTGGGCGGGTCGACGTCCTGGTCAACAACGCCGGCATCTACCCGGTCACGGCCACCGCCGACCTGCCCGACGGCGACCTGGACGCGATGCTCGCGGTCAACGTGCGCGCTCCGCACGTGCTCGTCGGTGAGCTCGTGCCGGCGATGGCCGGGCGCGGTGCCGGCGCCGTGGTCACGATCGGGTCCTGGATGGCCTCGGTCGGCAGCCCCTTCGGCGCGATGTACACCGCGACCAAGGCCGCCGCCGAGCAGCTGACCCGGGCCTGGGCCGCCGAGTTCGGGCAGCGGGGCGTGCGGGTCAACACCGTGGCCCCCGGTGTCACGCGCACCGAGGGCAACGCGGCCGCCGGTGAGGTGCTGGACGCGATGACCGCCACCACGCCGGCCGGGGTCCCGGTCCGTCCCGAGGACGTCGCCCGGGCGGTGCTGTTCCTCGCCTCCGACGACGCGGCGATGGTGCACGGCGCCACGCTGTACGTCGACGGCGGCATCACCGCGACGAAGCTCGCCTGA
- a CDS encoding ABC transporter permease — MLAPAVLRRDRGRWAWGLGALVVLAWSLAGAGLFSGAVLNGAGTRQFGRFAAGALSPATDGAFLGVLASSVLVTVAYAALGAALAVGLGAVGAVAVSRTAWGRRRLGWALTRGALAVPRGLHEAVWGLLLVNLLGLDPWVGVLAIGVPYGAVTAKVFADLLDEVPRGPYDALLAAGAGRLSAALYGLLPAASGGLLSYSFYRLECAVRSAVVLGLIGAGGLGYQLSLSFSSLRWPQVWSCVYALSALCVLAVVAGRAVRRRVADPHPAGDRLRRDPLLTTAVLTTLAAVAWSWWYLAVSPATLVSDRTGAQLRYLLAAAWPPDVDGPLLSAVASAAVDTVQMSVIAIGFATVGAVLLAGVAAHPLHPSVVRRLAGAVVRFVLLVLRAVPPPVWALVLLFVLLPGVLPGALALGVYTLGVLGRLAAEATEEVDPRPRAALTALGAAPVAGWLYGVLPAATGPVLAFALYRWEVAIRDTVLVGLLGAGGLGALLASRLAVFDWGAVTTVLAALVLLTAAVDLVSARARAALR; from the coding sequence GTGCTCGCCCCCGCTGTGCTGCGGCGGGACCGCGGGCGCTGGGCGTGGGGGCTCGGCGCGCTCGTCGTCCTCGCATGGTCGCTGGCCGGCGCGGGGCTCTTCTCCGGCGCGGTGCTGAACGGGGCCGGCACCCGGCAGTTCGGCCGGTTCGCCGCCGGTGCGCTCTCTCCCGCCACCGACGGTGCCTTCCTCGGCGTGCTCGCCTCCTCGGTGCTCGTCACCGTCGCCTACGCGGCGCTGGGGGCCGCGCTGGCGGTCGGGCTCGGCGCGGTCGGGGCGGTCGCGGTCTCCCGCACCGCGTGGGGACGGCGCCGGCTGGGCTGGGCGCTGACCCGCGGCGCGCTCGCCGTCCCGCGCGGCCTGCACGAGGCGGTGTGGGGGCTGCTGCTGGTCAACCTGCTCGGCCTGGACCCGTGGGTGGGCGTGCTGGCGATCGGCGTCCCGTACGGCGCGGTCACCGCCAAGGTGTTCGCCGACCTGCTCGACGAGGTGCCGCGCGGGCCGTACGACGCACTGCTCGCCGCCGGCGCCGGGCGGCTGTCCGCGGCGCTGTACGGGCTGCTGCCGGCGGCGTCGGGCGGGCTGCTGTCCTACTCCTTCTACCGGCTGGAGTGCGCGGTGCGCTCGGCGGTGGTGCTGGGCCTGATCGGCGCCGGCGGGCTGGGCTACCAGCTGTCGCTGTCGTTCAGCTCGCTGCGCTGGCCGCAGGTCTGGTCGTGCGTCTACGCGCTGTCGGCGCTGTGCGTGCTGGCCGTGGTCGCCGGGCGGGCGGTGCGCCGGCGGGTGGCCGACCCCCACCCGGCCGGCGACCGGCTGCGCCGCGACCCGCTGCTGACCACCGCCGTGCTCACGACCCTGGCCGCGGTGGCGTGGTCGTGGTGGTACCTGGCGGTCTCCCCGGCGACCCTGGTCTCCGACCGCACCGGCGCCCAGCTGCGCTACCTGCTCGCCGCCGCCTGGCCGCCGGACGTCGACGGGCCGCTGCTGTCGGCGGTGGCCTCGGCGGCCGTGGACACCGTCCAGATGTCGGTGATCGCGATCGGGTTCGCCACGGTCGGCGCGGTGCTGCTGGCCGGGGTGGCCGCGCACCCGCTGCACCCCTCGGTGGTGCGGCGCCTGGCCGGGGCCGTCGTCCGGTTCGTGCTGCTGGTGCTGCGCGCGGTGCCGCCGCCGGTGTGGGCGCTGGTGCTGCTCTTCGTGCTGCTGCCGGGTGTCCTGCCGGGCGCGCTGGCGCTGGGGGTCTACACCCTGGGTGTGCTCGGCCGGCTGGCCGCGGAGGCCACCGAGGAGGTCGACCCCCGGCCCCGGGCAGCGCTGACCGCGCTGGGCGCGGCGCCGGTGGCGGGCTGGCTGTACGGGGTGCTGCCCGCGGCGACCGGGCCGGTGCTGGCCTTCGCCCTCTACCGCTGGGAGGTCGCGATCCGGGACACCGTGCTCGTCGGGCTGCTCGGCGCCGGCGGACTGGGGGCGCTGCTGGCCTCCCGGCTCGCGGTGTTCGACTGGGGCGCGGTGACCACCGTGCTCGCCGCCCTGGTGCTGCTGACGGCGGCCGTCGACCTCGTCAGCGCCCGCGCGCGGGCCGCGCTGCGCTGA
- a CDS encoding putative selenate ABC transporter substrate-binding protein, whose product MSTRRTVRSGGRVEALLSRREFLAGTAATAAAAALAACGRTSPVSAAPAPSGRGALRIGAIPDQDPEVLQRLYGTVADSMSAALGLDVSYSPVTDYGAAVSLFRTGDLDLVWFGGLTGVQARLQTPGAQPVAQRDIDEDFHSVFVVNTATGLAPADDLAPLAPLRFTYGSETSTSGRLMPAYFLQQAGVDPQGFPGGPGFSGSHDATLALVAAGTYQAGVLNEQVWESRTAAGTVDPAVVQYARTPAFHDYHWLLGPQAPQRLGADLGDRVRQYLTGLPAGDPVLELFGAGSFVPAAVADYDQIEEIGRSLGLVS is encoded by the coding sequence GTGAGCACCCGTCGCACCGTCCGGTCGGGTGGTCGAGTCGAAGCTCTGCTCTCCCGCCGCGAGTTCCTCGCCGGGACCGCGGCCACCGCCGCAGCCGCCGCGCTCGCCGCCTGCGGCCGAACCTCCCCCGTCTCCGCCGCCCCCGCGCCCAGCGGCCGGGGCGCCCTGCGGATCGGGGCCATCCCCGACCAGGACCCCGAGGTCCTCCAGCGCCTGTACGGCACCGTCGCGGACTCGATGTCGGCGGCGCTGGGTCTCGACGTCAGCTACTCCCCGGTGACCGACTACGGCGCCGCGGTCTCCCTCTTCCGCACCGGTGACCTGGACCTGGTCTGGTTCGGTGGGCTCACCGGCGTGCAGGCCCGGCTGCAGACCCCGGGCGCGCAGCCGGTCGCCCAGCGCGACATCGACGAGGACTTCCACTCGGTCTTCGTGGTCAACACCGCCACCGGGCTCGCGCCCGCCGACGACCTCGCCCCGCTGGCGCCGCTGCGCTTCACCTACGGCAGCGAGACCTCGACGTCGGGGCGACTGATGCCCGCGTACTTCCTGCAGCAGGCCGGCGTCGACCCGCAGGGCTTCCCGGGCGGGCCGGGCTTCTCCGGCTCCCACGACGCGACGCTGGCGCTGGTGGCCGCGGGCACCTACCAGGCCGGCGTGCTCAACGAGCAGGTCTGGGAGAGCCGGACGGCGGCCGGCACGGTCGACCCCGCGGTGGTGCAGTACGCCCGCACCCCGGCCTTCCACGACTACCACTGGCTGCTCGGCCCGCAGGCGCCTCAACGGCTCGGCGCCGACCTGGGCGACCGGGTGCGGCAGTACCTCACCGGACTGCCCGCCGGCGACCCGGTGCTCGAGCTGTTCGGCGCCGGGTCGTTCGTGCCCGCCGCGGTGGCCGACTACGACCAGATCGAGGAGATCGGCCGCTCCCTGGGACTGGTCAGCTGA
- a CDS encoding phosphonate ABC transporter ATP-binding protein → MTAVLRLHGVTVTHGTTTALSGVDLTVDAGERVAVVGASGAGKSTLLGVVNGSVAPTAGRVEVLGADPAALSGRALRQLRARVGTVHQHLELVGQLRVVHNVNAGRLSAWPAWRAAVSLLRPQGLPEVLAALSAVELADRVYERTDRLSGGQRQRVAVARVLVQRPELVLADEPASALDPVLADRTMALLTGTGSALLASLHDPALALRHCTRVVGLAGGRVVLDSPTAGLSPADLTAFYGASR, encoded by the coding sequence CTGACCGCCGTCCTCCGGCTGCACGGCGTCACGGTCACCCACGGCACCACCACCGCGCTGTCCGGCGTCGACCTCACCGTCGACGCCGGCGAGCGGGTGGCCGTGGTCGGGGCGTCGGGCGCCGGCAAGTCGACGCTGCTCGGGGTGGTCAACGGCTCGGTCGCGCCCACCGCGGGCCGCGTCGAGGTGCTCGGCGCCGACCCGGCCGCGCTGTCCGGCCGGGCGCTGCGGCAGCTGCGCGCCCGGGTGGGCACGGTGCACCAGCACCTGGAGCTGGTCGGCCAGCTGCGGGTCGTGCACAACGTCAACGCCGGCCGGCTGTCGGCGTGGCCGGCGTGGCGGGCCGCGGTCTCGCTGCTGCGGCCTCAGGGGCTGCCCGAGGTGCTCGCCGCGCTGTCGGCGGTGGAGCTGGCCGACCGGGTGTACGAGCGCACCGACCGGCTGTCCGGTGGCCAGCGGCAGCGGGTCGCCGTGGCCCGGGTCCTGGTGCAGCGCCCGGAGCTGGTGCTCGCCGACGAGCCGGCGTCCGCGCTGGACCCGGTGCTCGCCGACCGCACGATGGCGCTGCTGACCGGCACCGGCAGCGCACTGCTCGCCTCGCTGCACGACCCGGCGCTGGCGCTGCGGCACTGCACGCGGGTGGTCGGGCTGGCCGGCGGGCGGGTGGTGCTGGACTCCCCCACCGCCGGGCTGTCCCCCGCCGACCTGACCGCCTTCTACGGCGCGTCCCGGTGA
- a CDS encoding helix-turn-helix domain-containing protein, whose protein sequence is MPTDRAALGAFLRSRRDRLTPAQAGMAAFPGPRRVPGLRKEELALLAGLSPDYYSRLEQGRQANVSDEVLDALARALRLDEVEHAHLRDLAAPTRRRRATSSVPQRADPGLLRLMTGLDHLPALVLGQRGEVLAGNALLTAVLGHAFEPGSSLLRWLFLDPGARERIVNWPQFAMASVGALRRDAARHPDDVRLHTLIDELRAADPDVARWWDDQGVRDYASVPKRIAHPVAGPLSFDIELVSAPHDLDQRLIVYTAEPGSRTAAALPLLAGWGATAPASAG, encoded by the coding sequence GTGCCGACCGACCGCGCCGCGCTGGGCGCCTTCCTGCGCTCCCGCCGTGACCGGCTGACCCCGGCGCAGGCCGGCATGGCGGCCTTCCCCGGACCGCGCCGGGTGCCGGGACTGCGCAAGGAGGAGCTGGCCCTCTTGGCCGGGCTGAGCCCGGACTACTACTCGCGGCTGGAGCAGGGCCGGCAGGCCAACGTCTCCGACGAGGTGCTCGACGCGCTGGCCCGCGCACTGCGGCTGGACGAGGTCGAGCACGCCCACCTGCGCGACCTCGCCGCGCCCACCCGGCGGCGCCGGGCCACCTCCTCGGTGCCGCAGCGGGCCGACCCGGGGCTGCTGCGGCTGATGACCGGGCTGGACCACCTGCCGGCGCTGGTCCTGGGCCAGCGGGGCGAGGTGCTGGCCGGCAACGCGCTGCTGACCGCCGTGCTCGGCCACGCCTTCGAGCCGGGGTCCTCGCTGCTGCGCTGGCTGTTCCTCGACCCCGGTGCCCGCGAGCGGATCGTCAACTGGCCGCAGTTCGCCATGGCGTCGGTGGGGGCGCTGCGCCGCGACGCCGCCCGCCACCCCGACGACGTCCGGCTGCACACCCTCATCGACGAGCTGCGGGCCGCGGACCCCGACGTCGCCCGCTGGTGGGACGACCAGGGCGTGCGCGACTACGCCTCCGTCCCCAAGCGGATCGCGCACCCGGTCGCCGGCCCGCTGTCCTTCGACATCGAGCTGGTCTCCGCCCCGCACGACCTGGACCAGCGGCTGATCGTCTACACCGCGGAGCCGGGGTCGCGGACCGCCGCTGCGCTGCCGCTGCTGGCCGGCTGGGGCGCGACGGCACCGGCGTCGGCGGGCTGA